In one Terriglobia bacterium genomic region, the following are encoded:
- a CDS encoding cobalamin-binding protein, with product MSVRNAKRMARAGSPALLALLFLAAAPALAQNSGLPPAAPAFHEVTDEAGRHVRVPQVVQRIVSLAPSLTETVYALGAQDRLVGDTDFCDYPAAAQNKPKVGGAINPSIEQIVALRPDLVLVTKGLNRFDTVLALERMNIPAYATDPHTVTDVLASTARLAEVLGIPEAGRALTEDLQHRLADLQARLAGRAPRRVLFVVWAEPLISIGQNTFIADALRHAGAVSVVEAAQDWPQVNLEEAVRWRPEFLVFAASHSESVARNFQALAERPGWRDLEAVRQRHIAVISDAVNRPAPRLISAIEDLARQIHPEAFSEKGRTENAAPAEKPSPRRAALPPPAARQAAAISLRGGCTCGR from the coding sequence TTGTCCGTTCGTAACGCAAAGCGCATGGCGCGCGCGGGCTCTCCGGCGTTGCTGGCCCTGCTGTTTCTGGCGGCGGCGCCGGCGCTGGCGCAGAACTCCGGCCTGCCCCCTGCCGCTCCGGCCTTCCACGAAGTGACCGATGAAGCGGGGCGCCACGTGCGCGTGCCGCAGGTGGTGCAGCGCATCGTCTCCCTGGCGCCCAGCCTGACGGAAACCGTATATGCCCTCGGCGCGCAGGACCGCCTCGTGGGGGACACCGATTTCTGCGACTATCCCGCCGCGGCGCAGAACAAGCCCAAGGTCGGCGGCGCCATCAATCCCAGCATCGAGCAGATCGTCGCCCTGCGCCCGGACCTGGTGCTGGTCACCAAGGGCCTGAATCGCTTCGACACCGTGCTGGCCCTGGAGCGCATGAATATCCCCGCCTATGCCACCGATCCGCACACCGTGACCGACGTGCTGGCTTCGACCGCGCGCCTCGCCGAAGTCCTGGGTATTCCCGAGGCGGGCCGTGCGCTTACCGAAGATCTGCAGCACCGCCTGGCGGATCTCCAGGCGCGCCTCGCCGGGCGCGCCCCGCGCCGCGTCCTCTTTGTCGTGTGGGCCGAGCCGCTCATCTCCATCGGCCAGAATACATTTATCGCCGACGCCCTGCGCCACGCCGGCGCCGTTTCCGTCGTGGAAGCCGCGCAGGACTGGCCGCAGGTCAATCTCGAGGAAGCCGTGCGCTGGCGTCCGGAGTTTCTGGTCTTCGCGGCGTCGCATTCCGAGAGCGTGGCGCGGAATTTCCAGGCGCTGGCGGAGCGGCCAGGCTGGCGGGACCTGGAAGCGGTGCGCCAGCGCCACATCGCGGTCATCAGCGATGCCGTCAACCGTCCCGCGCCGCGGCTGATCTCCGCGATCGAGGACCTTGCCCGGCAGATTCATCCGGAAGCCTTTTCCGAAAAGGGCAGGACGGAGAACGCCGCGCCGGCGGAAAAACCTTCTCCGCGCCGGGCCGCCTTGCCGCCGCCGGCCGCGCGGCAAGCCGCCGCCATTTCTCTGCGGGGAGGTTGCACATGCGGCCGCTGA
- a CDS encoding ABC transporter ATP-binding protein, with product MNAVSSTVARMPGDTARNATEIRLSVEQASYAYLPNASQAPLFTLEATSFQARPGEVVAILGPNASGKSTLLKLVSGALAPLSGRVLLNGVAVHSLEPRTRARLIAVVQQESTLLFPARVWEYVLQGRHAHGRGLRFESEEDLAIARGALAQVGAEHLSDRWMDQISGGEKQRVILARALAQQPVLLLLDEPTLHLDIGAQVDLLDALRRLAALHGYTVVVVTHELNLAGEYADQIVLLQRGRTLRVGPPANVLQRELLEQVFQTPLSVELGPSGRPRVSVLSGR from the coding sequence ATGAACGCGGTCTCGTCTACGGTGGCGCGCATGCCCGGCGACACGGCGCGCAACGCCACGGAAATTCGCCTCAGCGTCGAGCAGGCCAGCTACGCCTATTTGCCCAATGCTTCGCAGGCGCCCCTCTTCACCCTGGAAGCCACCAGCTTCCAGGCGCGTCCCGGCGAAGTGGTGGCCATTCTGGGGCCCAACGCCAGCGGCAAATCCACGCTGCTGAAGCTGGTCTCCGGCGCGCTGGCCCCGCTTTCCGGCCGCGTGCTGCTCAACGGCGTGGCCGTGCACAGCCTCGAGCCGCGCACCCGCGCCCGGCTCATCGCCGTGGTGCAGCAGGAAAGCACCCTGCTCTTTCCCGCACGCGTCTGGGAGTATGTCCTGCAGGGCCGCCACGCCCATGGCCGCGGGCTGCGATTTGAAAGCGAGGAGGATCTGGCTATCGCCCGCGGCGCGCTGGCCCAGGTCGGCGCGGAACATCTCAGCGACCGCTGGATGGACCAGATCTCGGGCGGGGAGAAGCAGCGCGTGATCCTGGCGCGCGCGCTGGCGCAGCAGCCGGTGCTGCTGCTGCTGGATGAGCCCACGCTGCACCTGGATATCGGCGCGCAAGTGGACCTGCTCGACGCCCTGCGCCGTCTGGCGGCGCTACACGGCTACACCGTGGTGGTGGTCACCCACGAGCTGAATTTGGCCGGGGAGTACGCCGACCAGATCGTGCTGCTGCAGCGCGGCCGAACGCTGCGCGTCGGCCCGCCGGCGAACGTGCTGCAGCGCGAGCTGCTCGAACAGGTTTTCCAGACGCCGCTGAGCGTGGAGCTGGGCCCTTCCGGCCGGCCGCGCGTCAGCGTGCTCTCGGGAAGGTAG
- a CDS encoding iron ABC transporter permease encodes MRPLTLRRLLARCAILAAVLFLVVIVALKLGAVPVSLYGLGMDLIRVALGKSSELSSEYRLIVFDIRMPRIILGIFVGACLSVAGTSFQALLRNPLADPYVLGVSSGAALGAILALIATPHLNLPPAVAALFTPLGAFLGALATIAAVYFLGRREGQLDSGTLLLAGIISASFLSAVIMFLMTTLTGRDLRGMAFWLMGDLSTPLLASLRWCVGLGFFAASGAIYTVAGDLNLLLSGEQEAMYLGVDIRRVRLIVYIAASVLTGLAVSVSGAIGYVGLLVPHAMRLLFGSDHRVLLPTAALGGAIAVVLADTLARTVVAPTELPVGAMTAMAGAPLFIYLLRRRLA; translated from the coding sequence ATGCGGCCGCTGACCCTGCGACGCCTGCTCGCGCGCTGCGCCATTCTCGCGGCCGTGCTCTTTCTGGTGGTGATCGTGGCGCTGAAGCTCGGCGCCGTGCCCGTCTCGCTCTACGGCCTGGGCATGGACCTCATTCGCGTGGCCCTCGGCAAGAGCAGCGAGCTCTCCAGCGAGTACCGCCTCATCGTCTTCGATATCCGCATGCCCCGCATCATCCTGGGGATTTTCGTGGGCGCGTGCCTCTCCGTGGCGGGCACCAGCTTCCAGGCCCTGCTGCGCAATCCTCTGGCCGATCCCTACGTTCTCGGCGTATCCAGCGGCGCCGCGCTCGGCGCCATCCTCGCGCTGATCGCCACGCCCCATCTGAACCTGCCGCCCGCCGTGGCCGCGTTGTTCACCCCGCTCGGCGCGTTTCTCGGCGCGCTGGCCACCATCGCCGCCGTCTATTTCCTCGGGCGCCGCGAGGGCCAGCTCGACAGCGGCACGCTGCTGCTCGCCGGGATCATCTCCGCTTCCTTTCTTTCCGCGGTGATCATGTTCCTGATGACCACGCTGACCGGGCGCGACCTGCGCGGCATGGCCTTCTGGCTGATGGGCGATCTTTCCACGCCGCTGCTGGCGAGCCTGCGCTGGTGCGTGGGGCTGGGCTTTTTCGCGGCCTCCGGAGCCATCTATACCGTCGCCGGGGACCTCAACCTGCTGCTCTCCGGGGAGCAGGAGGCGATGTACCTCGGCGTGGACATCCGCCGCGTGCGCCTGATCGTGTACATCGCCGCCTCGGTGCTCACCGGGCTGGCCGTTTCCGTCAGCGGCGCGATCGGCTACGTGGGCCTGCTGGTGCCCCACGCCATGCGCCTGCTGTTCGGTTCGGACCATCGCGTACTCCTGCCCACCGCCGCGCTGGGCGGGGCCATCGCCGTGGTTCTCGCGGACACCTTGGCGCGCACCGTGGTGGCTCCCACGGAGCTGCCCGTCGGGGCCATGACCGCGATGGCCGGCGCGCCGCTCTTCATCTATCTCCTGCGGCGGAGGCTGGCATGA
- the panC gene encoding pantoate--beta-alanine ligase, translating into METIRTIAWMKEASRQARGEGRIVGLVPTMGALHAGHLSLVRRAQQECAPVVVSIFVNPTQFGPQEDLARYPRTLESDTEKLAVLGADCVFAPESAEMYPAGFRTWVSVEGLSERLEGRSRPGHFRGVTTVVLKLLEIVQPHFAYFGRKDAQQARLIQQMVRDLNLDTQIVLCPIVREADGLAMSSRNAYLKPEERRAAAVLHRALEAARQGMAAGTHDALQLQAIMRRVLDAEPLAATEYAEIVDAETFEPVTRVGRACYALLAVFLGGTRLLDNMRIEPAAGDRGELRFDL; encoded by the coding sequence GTGGAAACCATCCGCACCATCGCGTGGATGAAAGAAGCGTCGCGGCAAGCGCGCGGCGAAGGGCGCATCGTGGGCCTGGTGCCGACGATGGGCGCGCTGCACGCGGGGCATCTCTCGCTGGTGCGGCGCGCGCAGCAGGAATGCGCCCCGGTGGTCGTCTCCATCTTCGTCAATCCCACGCAATTCGGCCCCCAGGAAGATCTCGCCAGATATCCGCGCACTCTCGAAAGCGACACGGAAAAGCTTGCGGTCCTCGGCGCGGACTGCGTCTTCGCGCCGGAATCCGCGGAGATGTATCCGGCGGGTTTCCGCACCTGGGTCAGCGTCGAGGGGCTGAGCGAACGGCTGGAGGGGCGCTCGCGGCCGGGCCATTTCCGCGGGGTGACCACCGTGGTGCTGAAGCTGCTGGAGATCGTGCAGCCGCACTTCGCCTATTTCGGGCGGAAGGACGCGCAGCAGGCGCGGCTGATCCAGCAGATGGTGCGCGACCTGAATCTGGACACGCAAATCGTGCTCTGCCCGATCGTGCGCGAGGCGGACGGGCTGGCGATGTCCTCGCGCAACGCCTATCTGAAGCCGGAAGAGCGCCGCGCGGCGGCGGTGCTGCACCGCGCGCTGGAGGCGGCGCGGCAGGGGATGGCCGCGGGGACGCACGACGCGCTGCAGTTGCAGGCGATCATGCGCCGGGTGCTGGACGCCGAGCCGCTGGCCGCCACGGAGTACGCGGAGATCGTGGACGCGGAGACGTTCGAGCCGGTCACCCGCGTTGGGCGCGCCTGCTACGCGCTGCTCGCAGTGTTTCTCGGAGGGACGCGGCTGCTGGACAATATGCGCATCGAGCCGGCCGCCGGGGACCGCGGAGAACTGCGGTTTGATCTTTAG
- a CDS encoding TonB-dependent receptor codes for MKKTYFHLVLLVSLLVVPQILPASNPAQLSGVLTDPSGAGIAGVRITAVSEGASRSDTFSATSAAAGEFSLRLPPGRYRVRFEKEPFTPREQMLELAAGESRTLALRFELARLSSQVLVTAQAEPVEAAASPAPADFFTRQEIAQRGSVALTDLLQFLPALSIGRSGAEGGQTSVFTGGGNSSYTKVLVDGTPVNEPGNAVDFSNFTLDNVDKVEVVRGAESALYGTDAVAGVIQVFTHRGTTRVPEVALFGEGGGLATGRGGAQLSGLLGKFDYSTAAAYFQTDGQGVNDAFRNRTLSGNFGWSFRETNQLRLTLRNNTSDAGIPGQTLLEPPNLDQHSALHFFSAGLHWNLSSGRHWRHELRAAESYNREFIDNPGQDFYNPGDPYCPQASPTAVVSAFCDYTFTARNQYNRAGFAAQSSYTLPKLGVTAGYQYEVENAFLSALSGAHVRRNNQGGFLDARWTPLSRLTLSAGLRAEANANFGTRVVPRAGVSLALRYGQGFFGDTRVRFFYGQGVKEPRLDQSFGSDPCYPGNAALRPERSRTWSAGLEQKLASDRLKVSAEYFQNRFYDIVSFTFCYPGGPCPVAPPNGCGFGFGTFFNTDLARARGTNIAVEAKPFSWLSIAGNYSYDDSLVLASPNAYDPAQLPGNRLIRRPPHSGSLILNAAFRRMNWNFAGYFSGARTDSDFLGLGLTRNPGYARFDLASSYDLGRGLKLTGRVANLFGKQYQDALGYPALGRDFRLGMNYRFGGRE; via the coding sequence ATGAAGAAAACGTATTTCCATTTGGTCCTGCTGGTTTCCCTGTTGGTGGTTCCGCAGATTCTTCCGGCGTCCAATCCGGCTCAGCTTTCCGGAGTGTTGACCGATCCCAGCGGCGCGGGCATTGCCGGCGTGCGCATCACCGCCGTCAGCGAGGGCGCTTCCCGTTCCGATACTTTTTCCGCGACATCCGCCGCGGCGGGAGAGTTTTCCCTGCGGCTGCCGCCGGGCCGCTATCGCGTGCGTTTTGAGAAGGAGCCATTCACGCCCCGCGAACAGATGCTGGAACTGGCCGCGGGAGAGAGCCGCACCCTCGCTCTGCGTTTCGAACTCGCGCGGCTCTCCTCGCAGGTCCTGGTTACCGCGCAGGCCGAGCCCGTGGAGGCTGCGGCTTCCCCGGCTCCCGCGGATTTCTTCACGCGCCAGGAGATTGCGCAGCGCGGCAGCGTCGCGCTCACCGATCTCCTGCAGTTTCTCCCGGCCCTGAGCATCGGCCGCTCCGGAGCGGAGGGCGGACAAACGTCGGTCTTCACCGGCGGCGGCAATTCCAGCTACACCAAGGTGCTCGTGGACGGCACACCGGTAAACGAGCCCGGCAACGCCGTGGATTTTTCCAACTTCACGCTGGACAACGTGGACAAGGTGGAAGTGGTGCGGGGCGCGGAGAGCGCGCTTTATGGCACGGACGCCGTCGCCGGCGTGATCCAGGTGTTCACGCACCGGGGCACGACGCGTGTTCCGGAGGTGGCCCTGTTCGGCGAAGGCGGCGGCTTGGCCACCGGCCGCGGCGGCGCGCAGCTCAGCGGGCTCCTGGGCAAATTCGATTACTCCACGGCGGCTGCCTATTTTCAGACGGACGGCCAGGGTGTAAACGATGCATTCCGCAACCGCACACTCTCCGGCAACTTCGGCTGGAGCTTCCGCGAAACCAACCAGCTGCGTCTCACCCTGCGCAACAACACCAGCGACGCCGGCATTCCGGGGCAGACGCTCCTCGAGCCGCCCAACCTGGATCAGCACAGCGCCCTGCATTTCTTCAGCGCCGGCTTGCACTGGAATCTCTCCAGCGGCAGGCACTGGCGCCACGAACTCCGCGCCGCCGAATCCTACAACCGCGAATTCATCGACAACCCGGGGCAGGATTTCTACAACCCCGGCGATCCCTACTGCCCGCAGGCTTCGCCCACGGCGGTGGTCTCCGCGTTCTGCGACTACACCTTCACCGCGCGCAATCAGTACAACCGCGCGGGTTTCGCCGCACAGTCCAGTTACACGCTGCCGAAGCTCGGCGTGACCGCCGGTTATCAATACGAGGTCGAGAACGCCTTTCTCAGCGCGCTCTCCGGGGCCCACGTCCGCCGCAACAATCAGGGCGGCTTCCTCGATGCGCGCTGGACGCCGCTTTCCCGCCTGACGCTCTCCGCCGGGCTGCGCGCTGAGGCCAACGCCAATTTCGGCACTCGGGTCGTGCCGCGCGCCGGCGTTTCGCTCGCCCTGCGCTACGGCCAGGGCTTCTTCGGCGACACCCGCGTGCGCTTCTTCTACGGCCAGGGGGTCAAGGAGCCGCGTCTCGACCAGTCCTTCGGCAGCGATCCCTGTTATCCGGGCAACGCCGCGCTGCGTCCCGAACGCAGCCGCACGTGGAGCGCGGGCCTCGAGCAGAAGCTGGCTTCCGACCGCTTGAAGGTCTCCGCGGAATATTTCCAGAATCGCTTCTACGACATCGTCAGCTTCACCTTCTGCTACCCGGGCGGACCGTGTCCCGTGGCGCCCCCCAACGGTTGCGGCTTCGGCTTCGGCACGTTTTTCAACACCGACCTGGCGCGGGCCCGCGGCACCAACATCGCCGTGGAAGCCAAGCCCTTCTCCTGGCTCAGCATCGCCGGAAACTACTCCTACGACGACAGCCTGGTGCTGGCTTCGCCCAACGCCTACGACCCCGCGCAGCTTCCCGGAAACCGTCTGATCCGCCGGCCGCCGCACTCCGGCTCGCTGATCCTGAACGCCGCCTTCCGCCGCATGAACTGGAATTTCGCCGGCTATTTCAGCGGCGCGCGCACGGATAGCGACTTCCTCGGCCTGGGGCTGACGCGCAATCCGGGTTACGCGCGCTTCGATCTGGCCAGCAGCTACGATCTCGGACGCGGCCTCAAGCTCACGGGCCGGGTCGCCAATCTGTTCGGGAAGCAGTATCAGGACGCGCTCGGCTACCCGGCGCTCGGCCGCGACTTCCGCCTGGGCATGAACTACCGCTTCGGCGGCAGGGAGTGA
- a CDS encoding DinB family protein: MTPEEMRLLYEYNSWANHRLLDACAALTPEQFTRDLHSSFPSVRDTLAHILGAESIWYERFHGRVPATLPPAAQFPALADLRARWSAVEANLLQFVAGLTPADLARVHEFPNLKGDRQPLPLWQALQHLVNHGSYHRGQVTAFLRQLDAKGAALDLIRFYRERAAAAGA; this comes from the coding sequence ATGACGCCCGAAGAGATGCGCTTGCTCTATGAATACAACTCCTGGGCCAATCATCGTCTTCTCGACGCCTGCGCGGCGCTGACGCCGGAACAGTTCACGCGCGACCTGCACTCCAGCTTCCCTTCCGTGCGCGACACGCTGGCGCACATCCTGGGCGCGGAGTCGATCTGGTATGAGCGTTTCCACGGGCGCGTTCCTGCGACACTGCCTCCCGCCGCCCAGTTCCCGGCCCTCGCCGATCTGCGCGCCCGCTGGTCGGCGGTGGAAGCGAACCTCCTGCAGTTCGTCGCCGGTTTGACGCCCGCGGACCTGGCGCGCGTCCATGAATTTCCGAACCTCAAGGGAGATCGCCAGCCTCTCCCGCTCTGGCAGGCTTTGCAGCACCTGGTCAATCACGGCAGCTACCACCGCGGCCAGGTGACCGCCTTTCTCCGGCAACTGGACGCGAAGGGCGCCGCGCTGGACCTGATCCGCTTCTACCGCGAGCGCGCCGCGGCCGCCGGCGCCTGA
- the panB gene encoding 3-methyl-2-oxobutanoate hydroxymethyltransferase: MSVGPHAGNGKVTVPEILNRKHVSPDSLSNSAKITCLTAYDYPTARLLDEAGVDVLLVGDSLAMTVLGYESTLPVTLEEMLHHTRAVRRGTRRALIVADMPYGTYHAELPEALRNAMRFVKEAGAEAVKIEGGERRMELIARLVEAEVPVMGHVGLTPQSLHAMGGFRVQGKTPDGAEQVLRDARAVEAAGAFAIVLEGMPRELAAQITADLRIPTVGIGAGPDCDGQILVLNDLIGLTFGASPKFARRYANVGEIISGAVREYCEDVRGGAFPSDAESYHMPKAASERKKIRVVS; encoded by the coding sequence ATGAGTGTCGGTCCGCATGCGGGCAACGGCAAAGTAACCGTTCCCGAAATTCTCAACCGCAAGCACGTTTCTCCCGATTCCCTTTCCAACAGCGCCAAGATCACCTGCTTGACGGCGTACGACTATCCCACGGCGCGCCTGCTCGATGAAGCCGGCGTGGACGTGCTGCTGGTGGGCGATTCGCTGGCCATGACCGTACTGGGCTACGAAAGCACGCTGCCGGTGACGCTGGAGGAGATGCTGCACCACACGCGGGCCGTGCGCCGCGGGACGCGCCGCGCGCTGATCGTGGCCGATATGCCCTACGGCACCTACCACGCGGAGCTTCCCGAAGCGTTGCGCAATGCCATGCGCTTCGTGAAGGAAGCCGGCGCGGAAGCGGTAAAGATCGAGGGCGGGGAGCGGCGCATGGAGCTGATCGCCCGGCTGGTGGAAGCGGAAGTTCCGGTGATGGGCCACGTGGGGCTGACGCCGCAGTCGCTGCACGCCATGGGCGGCTTCCGGGTACAGGGCAAAACGCCGGACGGGGCCGAGCAGGTGCTGCGCGATGCGCGGGCCGTGGAAGCCGCCGGGGCCTTCGCCATCGTGCTCGAAGGCATGCCGCGGGAACTCGCCGCACAGATCACCGCCGACCTGCGCATCCCGACGGTCGGGATCGGCGCGGGCCCGGACTGCGACGGGCAGATCCTGGTGCTGAACGACCTGATCGGGCTGACCTTCGGCGCGTCGCCGAAATTCGCGCGGCGCTACGCCAATGTCGGGGAGATCATCTCCGGCGCGGTGCGCGAATACTGCGAGGACGTGCGCGGCGGCGCCTTCCCGTCGGACGCGGAGTCCTACCACATGCCGAAAGCGGCCAGCGAGCGCAAGAAGATCCGCGTGGTGAGCTGA
- a CDS encoding adenine nucleotide alpha hydrolase: protein MALHALQQDAAVRVAGLLTTVTEGYERISMHGVRRELLARQAAALGLPLHEVRIPPQCANPVYEARMQEALHGYYEQGVRRVAFGDIFLEELRAYRQRNLARMEMQAVFPLWKRDTRRLAREFLEQGFRAVAVCVDGKVLDRSFAGRALDAAFFRDLPPRVDPCGENGEFHTFVFAGPNFRAPLGFHTGQVVERESFYFCDLLPEEKGERQ, encoded by the coding sequence ATGGCGCTGCACGCCCTCCAGCAGGACGCCGCCGTGCGCGTGGCGGGGCTGTTGACTACCGTGACCGAAGGCTACGAACGCATCAGCATGCACGGCGTGCGGCGGGAGCTGCTCGCGCGGCAGGCGGCTGCGCTCGGGTTGCCACTGCACGAAGTGCGCATCCCGCCGCAGTGCGCCAATCCCGTGTACGAAGCGCGCATGCAGGAGGCCCTGCACGGGTACTACGAGCAGGGCGTGCGGCGCGTCGCGTTCGGCGACATTTTTCTCGAGGAACTGCGCGCCTACCGCCAGCGCAACCTCGCGCGCATGGAGATGCAGGCGGTTTTCCCCCTCTGGAAGCGTGATACGCGCCGCCTGGCGCGCGAATTTCTGGAACAGGGCTTCCGCGCCGTGGCCGTGTGCGTGGACGGCAAGGTATTGGACCGCAGCTTCGCCGGCCGCGCGCTCGACGCCGCTTTTTTCCGCGATCTGCCGCCGCGCGTGGATCCCTGCGGCGAAAACGGGGAGTTCCACACCTTTGTGTTCGCTGGACCCAATTTCCGCGCGCCTCTCGGCTTCCACACGGGCCAGGTCGTCGAGCGGGAGTCGTTCTATTTCTGTGATCTGCTGCCGGAAGAAAAAGGAGAGAGACAATGA
- a CDS encoding redoxin domain-containing protein yields MAKKTLKEGDPAPDIRLKTDSGNEVALSGYRGKRVVLFFYPKANTPG; encoded by the coding sequence ATGGCCAAGAAAACGCTCAAGGAAGGCGACCCGGCCCCGGACATCCGGCTGAAAACCGACTCCGGCAACGAGGTCGCGCTTTCCGGCTACCGCGGCAAGCGTGTGGTCCTCTTCTTTTATCCCAAAGCCAACACTCCCGGTTGA
- a CDS encoding peroxiredoxin: MIEASEFRDAKKEFDKLGVVLLGASGDSVKAQASFKAKQKLNFDLLSDPEFAAIEAFGARRMKKFLGKSFLGIVRSTVLIGPDGTIEKIWDSVSAKGHAAEVLAEIKKR; encoded by the coding sequence ATCATCGAAGCGTCCGAGTTTCGCGACGCCAAGAAAGAGTTCGACAAGCTGGGCGTGGTCCTCCTGGGAGCCAGCGGAGATTCGGTGAAGGCCCAGGCCAGCTTCAAGGCCAAGCAAAAGCTCAATTTCGACCTGCTGAGCGATCCGGAGTTCGCGGCCATCGAAGCCTTCGGCGCGCGCCGCATGAAGAAGTTTCTCGGCAAGTCCTTCCTGGGGATCGTCCGCAGCACCGTGCTCATCGGCCCCGACGGCACCATCGAAAAGATCTGGGACAGCGTCAGCGCCAAAGGCCACGCCGCCGAAGTCCTCGCCGAGATCAAAAAGAGGTAA
- the gatB gene encoding Asp-tRNA(Asn)/Glu-tRNA(Gln) amidotransferase subunit GatB — protein sequence MAKTASESAPLAPEILAKYEPVIGLEVHVQLLTRTKIFCGCSTRFGAPPNTNVCPVCLGLPGTLPVMNKRALEMAVRASLALHCTVHEHSRFARKNYFYPDLPKGYQISMYEMPLATGGWLEIEHEGVRKRIGITRLHLEDDAAKALHEGFGAADKTYVDYNRGGTPLAEIVSEPDIRTPAEAYAYLVTLKQLMLYTDTSDCNMEEGSLRCDANVSVRRRGAERFGTKVEVKNLNSFRYLQKALEHEIERHIAVIEGGGTIVQETRLWNQAEGRTISMRSKEKAHDYRYFPEPDLLPLHVSAEWREAIHAAMPELPDAKRARFIAQYGVTPYDAGVLTETRARAAYFEEAACAGAPGKSAANWMQTELLRRLNDSGKEIEASPLAPAALAELIQLIESGQITAAVGKKVFGTMFESGRSAKEIVASEGLAQTIDTGAIEQAAREVIEKNPENVAKYKAGNEGVFKFFVGQVMRATRGQANPQLINDILKRLLS from the coding sequence ATGGCGAAAACGGCTTCCGAATCGGCACCCCTTGCGCCGGAGATTCTGGCGAAATACGAGCCCGTCATCGGGCTGGAAGTACACGTCCAGCTGCTCACGCGCACCAAGATCTTCTGCGGCTGCTCGACGCGCTTTGGCGCTCCGCCCAACACCAACGTCTGCCCCGTCTGCCTCGGCCTGCCCGGCACGCTCCCGGTGATGAACAAGCGGGCCCTGGAGATGGCCGTGCGCGCCTCGCTCGCGCTGCACTGCACCGTGCACGAGCATTCGCGCTTCGCCCGCAAAAACTATTTCTATCCCGACCTGCCCAAGGGCTACCAGATCTCCATGTACGAGATGCCCCTGGCCACCGGCGGCTGGCTGGAGATCGAACACGAGGGCGTGCGCAAACGCATCGGCATCACGCGCCTTCACCTGGAAGATGACGCCGCCAAGGCACTGCACGAAGGCTTCGGCGCTGCCGACAAGACCTACGTGGACTACAACCGCGGCGGCACGCCGCTCGCCGAAATCGTTTCCGAGCCGGACATCCGCACGCCGGCCGAGGCCTACGCCTATCTCGTCACTCTCAAGCAGCTCATGCTCTACACCGATACCAGCGACTGCAACATGGAGGAGGGTTCGCTGCGCTGCGACGCCAACGTCAGCGTGCGCCGGCGCGGCGCCGAGCGGTTCGGCACCAAGGTCGAAGTGAAAAATCTGAACTCCTTCCGCTACCTGCAGAAGGCCCTGGAGCACGAGATCGAGCGGCACATCGCGGTGATCGAAGGCGGCGGAACGATCGTGCAGGAGACCCGCCTGTGGAACCAGGCCGAGGGCCGCACCATCTCCATGCGCTCCAAGGAAAAGGCCCACGACTACCGCTACTTCCCGGAGCCCGACCTGCTCCCCCTGCACGTCAGCGCGGAGTGGCGCGAAGCCATCCACGCGGCCATGCCCGAGCTGCCGGACGCCAAGCGCGCGCGCTTCATCGCGCAGTACGGCGTGACGCCCTACGACGCCGGCGTGCTCACGGAAACCCGCGCCCGCGCCGCCTATTTCGAAGAGGCCGCGTGCGCCGGGGCCCCCGGCAAGAGCGCCGCCAACTGGATGCAGACCGAGCTGCTGCGGCGCCTCAACGATTCCGGCAAGGAGATCGAAGCCAGCCCGCTCGCGCCCGCCGCCCTGGCCGAGCTCATCCAGCTCATCGAATCCGGGCAGATCACCGCCGCGGTGGGCAAGAAGGTGTTCGGAACGATGTTCGAATCGGGCCGCTCCGCGAAAGAGATCGTCGCCAGCGAGGGCCTGGCGCAGACCATCGACACCGGGGCTATCGAACAGGCCGCCCGCGAAGTGATCGAGAAAAACCCCGAGAACGTGGCGAAATACAAAGCCGGCAACGAGGGCGTCTTCAAGTTTTTCGTGGGCCAGGTGATGCGCGCCACGCGCGGCCAGGCCAATCCCCAGCTCATCAACGACATTCTGAAGCGCCTGCTCTCCTGA